The following proteins are co-located in the Symphalangus syndactylus isolate Jambi chromosome 21, NHGRI_mSymSyn1-v2.1_pri, whole genome shotgun sequence genome:
- the CAV3 gene encoding caveolin-3 — MMAEEHTDLEAQIVKDIHCKEIDLVNRDPKNINEDIVKVDFEDVIAEPVGTYSFDGVWKVSYTTFTVSKYWCYRLLSTLLGVPLALLWGFLFACISFCHIWAVVPCIKSYLIEIQCISHIYSLCIRTFCNPLFAALGQVCSSIKVVLRKEV; from the exons ATGATGGCAGAAGAGCACACAGACCTCGAGGCCCAGATCGTCAAGGATATCCACTGCAAGGAGATTGACCTGGTGAACCGAGACCCCAAGAACATTAACGAGGACATAGTCAAG GTGGATTTCGAAGATGTGATTGCAGAGCCCGTGGGCACCTACAGCTTTGATGGCGTGTGGAAGGTGAGCTACACCACCTTCACCGTCTCCAAGTACTGGTGCTACCGCCTGTTGTCCACGCTGCTGGGCGTCCCACTGGCCCTGCTCTGGGGCTTCCTGTTTGCCTGCATCTCCTTCTGCCACATCTGGGCGGTGGTGCCGTGCATTAAGAGCTACCTGATCGAGATCCAGTGCATCAGCCACATCTACTCACTCTGCATCCGCACCTTCTGCAACCCACTCTTCGCGGCCCTGGGGCAGGTCTGCAGCAGCATCAAGGTGGTGCTGCGGAAGGAGGTCTAA
- the OXTR gene encoding oxytocin receptor: protein MEGALAANWSAEAVNASAAPPGAEGNRTAGPPRRNEALARVEVAVLCLILFLALSGNACVLLALRTTRHKHSRLFFFMKHLSIADLVVAVFQVLPQLLWDITFRFYGPDLLCRLVKYLQVVGMFASTYLLLLMSLDRCLAICQPLRSLRRRTDRLAVLATWLGCLVASAPQVHIFSLREVADGVFDCWAVFIQPWGPKAYITWITLAVYIVPVIVLAACYGLISFKIWQNLRLKTAAAAAAEAPEGAAAGDGGRVALARVSSVKLISKAKIRTVKMTFIIVLAFIVCWTPFFFVQMWSVWDANAPKEASAFIIVMLLASLNSCCNPWIYMLFTGHLFHELVQRFLCCSASYLKGNRLGETSASKKSNSSSFVLSHRSSSQRSCSQPSTA, encoded by the exons ATGGAGGGCGCGCTAGCAGCCAACTGGAGCGCCGAGGCAGTCAACGCCAGCGCCGCGCCGCCAGGGGCTGAGGGCAACCGCACTGCCGGACCCCCGCGGCGCAACGAGGCCCTGGCGCGCGTGGAGGTGGCGGTGCTGTGTCTCATCCTGTTCCTGGCGTTGAGCGGGAATGCGTGTGTGCTGCTGGCACTGCGCACCACGCGCCACAAGCACTCGCGCCTCTTCTTCTTCATGAAGCACCTGAGCATCGCCGACCTGGTGGTGGCAGTGTTCCAGGTGCTGCCGCAGTTGCTGTGGGACATCACCTTCCGCTTCTACGGGCCCGACCTGCTGTGCCGCCTGGTCAAGTATTTGCAGGTGGTGGGCATGTTCGCTTCCACCTACCTGCTGCTGCTCATGTCGCTGGACCGCTGCCTGGCCATCTGCCAGCCGCTGCGCTCGCTGCGCCGCCGCACCGACCGCCTGGCAGTGCTCGCCACGTGGCTCGGCTGCCTGGTGGCCAGCGCGCCGCAGGTGCACATCTTCTCTCTGCGCGAGGTGGCTGACGGCGTCTTCGACTGCTGGGCGGTCTTCATCCAGCCCTGGGGACCCAAGGCCTACATCACGTGGATCACGCTAGCTGTCTACATCGTGCCGGTCATCGTGCTCGCTGCCTGCTACGGCCTTATCAGCTTCAAGATCTGGCAGAACTTGAGGCTCAAGACAGCTGCAGCGGCGGCGGCCGAGGCGCCAGAGGGCGCGGCGGCTGGCGATGGGGGGCGCGTGGCCCTGGCGCGTGTCAGCAGCGTCAAGCTCATCTCCAAGGCCAAGATCCGCACGGTCAAGATGACTTTCATCATCGTGCTGGCCTTCATCGTGTGCTGGACGCCTTTCTTCTTCGTGCAGATGTGGAGCGTCTGGGATGCCAACGCACCCAAGGAAG CCTCAGCCTTCATCATCGTCATGCTCCTGGCCAGCCTCAACAGCTGCTGCAACCCCTGGATCTACATGCTGTTCACGGGTCACCTCTTCCACGAACTCGTGCAGCGCTTCCTGTGCTGCTCCGCCAGCTACCTGAAGGGCAACCGCCTGGGAGAGACGAGTGCCAGCAAAAAGAGCAACTCGTCCTCCTTTGTCCTGAGCCATCGCAGCTCCAGCCAGAGGAGCTGCTCCCAGCCATCCACGGCGTGA